A single genomic interval of Candidatus Atribacteria bacterium harbors:
- a CDS encoding sigma-70 family RNA polymerase sigma factor, with protein sequence MDDLKIIEACLLGNRQIFSRLIDNYKNMVYNLAYRMCNNSQEAEDISQEAFLHTYQSLARFNPAYKFSTWLYQITLNIIRDRYKKKEIDYVSLDIPIETDDSEFYHQPTDSSNNPEQIISQKENLRIIQQAIYSLPIKFREVIVLRHLQDLSYIEIANILKLPQGTVKIRLYRAREQLKKILKTSR encoded by the coding sequence ATGGATGACCTTAAAATAATAGAAGCCTGTCTTCTGGGAAATAGGCAAATCTTTTCCCGGTTAATCGATAATTATAAAAATATGGTTTATAATTTAGCTTATCGGATGTGCAATAATTCTCAGGAAGCGGAGGATATTTCTCAAGAAGCTTTCCTGCATACCTATCAATCTTTAGCGCGTTTTAATCCTGCCTATAAATTTTCTACCTGGCTCTATCAAATTACTTTAAATATTATCAGGGACAGATACAAAAAAAAGGAGATAGATTATGTTTCCCTGGATATTCCGATAGAAACAGATGATTCGGAATTTTATCACCAACCTACAGATTCATCCAATAACCCGGAACAGATTATTTCCCAAAAGGAAAATCTCCGAATCATTCAACAGGCTATCTATTCTCTACCTATAAAATTCAGGGAAGTTATCGTATTGCGCCACTTACAAGATCTTTCCTATATCGAAATAGCAAATATTCTCAAATTACCACAGGGTACGGTAAAAATTCGTCTCTATCGTGCCCGCGAACAATTAAAAAAAATTCTAAAAACCAGTCGTTAG